TTCACTACTGCTTCTCAACTTTTAAAGCCAGGAAATTACAAGGTGAAACTGGTTAATATTGGATATAATGGTTATCAGGGTTCAATTGAACATCAATTTAACTTTACCATTTATAATACAGTAAACATAGAGAAGGCAATTCCCTTTCACACAAGCTTTGAAGAAGACGTAGAATATATAAATACAACTGATGCAAAAACGGGAAATAAATCTCACGTTGGTCAATATAGTGTTAAGCTTCCTGATGCATCGCTGGGTTATGACAAAGTAGTTATTTCATATTGGGGCAAGACCAGTGCCGGGTCTCCATGGCAATATGTTGAGGATATTGTTGATGTAGCTGGTCAGAACGTTCAAATAGGTCAGGCCTATAACTATATAGATGAAGTCAGAGTGTACCCGGTCAATTCGATGATGACAACTTATACTTACGATCCGTTTTACAAGCAGCCAACCAGTATTATGAAACCTAATGGACAGACCGAATATTATAATTATGATTCTTTCGGTAGGCTTAAAGAAGTGTATATCATAGAAGATAATGTAAAGAAAGTCATTAAATCAAATACCTATCACTACAAACAATAAAATCAGATTACGATGAAAAAGATAATTATACCTATCAGTGCTTTGTTTGTAGCGGGTTTATATAGCGGACAGACTACAGCACCCAGTACAGCGGAAAACTATATATACAGCAAGACCTACCTTGATTATGATGGAAATAACCAGCCTGTCAAAAGTTCAGAAACTATCCAGTATTTTGATGGGCTGGGAAGACCTAAGCAGGTTATCAATATAAAAGCTTCTCCAAGTAACAAAGATTTAGTAACCACTATACCTTATGATGGCTTCGGAAGGCAGGTAGATTCCTGGCTGCCTGTTCCCATGCCAACAATGAATGGGGCTATTCAGTCAGGAGTTGATGGTGCTGCACAGACCTATTACAGTGACAGCAGCCCGTTTGCCCATAAGAATGTTGAAGCTTCACCTTTATCCCGTGTCATCTCTCAGGTACAGCCAGGGCTTGATTGGCAGGGGCATCCCGTTCAGCTTAATTATGAAGCCAATGCAGGCGGAGAAGTAAAAAAGTACACTGCAACATTTGATTATGGTAGTTTTGAATCTAATATCACTCTTTCACAAACGGGATATTTAGCCAACCAGCTCTATAAGAATACGGTAACTGACGAAGATGGAAATGCCACCATAGAGTTTAAAAACAAAGACGGTCAGGTTGTTTTAGTAAGAAAAGTAATAAGTGCCACGGAAAATGCCGATACCTATTATGTGTATAATGAATATAATCAGCTAGCTTATGTTATTCCCCCTTTAGCATCGGTTTTAAGTTCATTAAATCCGACTGTTTTAGATAATCTTTGCTATCAGTATAAATATGACCACAGAAACAGATTGGTAGAGAAGAAGTTGCCGGGAAAAGGAAAGGAGTATATGATCTATGATAAACAGGACCGATTAATTATGGTCCAGGATGCCAATTTGAATACTCAAGGGCAATGGCTTTTTACAAAATATGATCAGTTTGGAAGGGTAGTTTACACAGGTTTAACGTCTAGTTCCAGTTCACGTCAGAGTATTCAGAATGATGTTAACAATAACACGGCTAATCCTACGAATAATGAAAGTAGATCAACTACCCCTGTATCTTATAACGGTATTGATCTCTATTACACCAATGTTTCGATTCCCTATACAATAAGTACGTTATTGTCCGTCAATTATTATGATACCTATCCTACAGGAACTCCTGCCTTTACCTCAAGCATTCCTAATCAGAGTGCCGTATTAACAGGTAATGTAAGCTCGGGGCTTACTACCAGAAGCTTGTCTTTGGCTACTTATGTTAAAAACATAGAAGATGACAACTGGACGAAAAACTACAGCTATTACGATCTTAAAGGAAGAGTAATTGCCACTCACTCCATCAATCATTTAGGAGGGTACACTAAAACAGAATCCAGGCTTGATTTTGCAGGAGTGCCTCAACAGACCATTACCAGACATAAGAGGCTCTCTACAGATACAGAAAGGGTTATCGATGAAAACTTCACATATGATTCACAAAACCGTTTGGTACAGCATACCCATAAAGTAGATTCCAATGCTACAGAGATCCTGACACAGAATATCTATAATGACCTCTCTCAGGTAACCACGAAGAAGGTGGGCGGGCTAGATGTTTCAACACCGCTTCAGGAAGTTAACTATGCTTATAATATCCGAGGATGGATGACAAAGATCAATGATCCTGCTAATCTTAACGGAAAATTATTTGGATATGAGGTAAGATATAATAATCCTGTGAACTCCAATATAACACCGGGAAAATTCAATGGCAATATTGCAGAAGTAGATTGGAACAATGGATCAGAAAATCTTTTAAAAAGATACAACTATGATTATGATCGCCTGAACAGGTTAAAGAATGCATTCTATAAAGAGCCCACTACAGGATCCAGCGGGAACTTTGATGAATACCTAACCTATGATCTGAACGGGAATATAAGCAACCTTAAAAGATCTGCAAATCCTATATCAGGAATGACTTCTACTTTGGTGGATAATTTAGATTATATCTATCAGGGAAACCGCTTAACGCAGGTTATAGAAAATTCATTGAACCTCACAGGATATGAAGGCGGAAACAATATCATTGATTATGATCTGAATGGAAATATGACCACAATGAAGGATAAAGGAATTCAATACATTGGTTATAATCATTTGAATGTACCCGATCAGTTTTCCATTACCCAGACTGATCCATTTCTGGGCACAACCACCAACTTTGGATTAAATTATCTATACCGTGCAGACGGAGTGAAGGTTCGTAAAACCTACAGTACAGGAGGAGGGAGAGGTCAGTCTACCACTTATAAGTACACAGACTACTTAGATGGCTTCCAGTATTATTTTTCAGAAACCGTGGCCCCATGTTTATGGTGCAGGACAAGTGTGGCTTATGAACAGGAAGCATTTAAAGATCCGATTATTGTAGTGCCATTAGCATGGACCTTAGATTTTGTAGGAACCGCTGAAGGTTTCTACAGCTATACGGAAAATCGTTATATTTACCAATATAAAGACCATTTAGGAAATGCACGGGTTAGTTATGCTAAAAAAAGCGATGGCAATCTTGAAATAACAGATACGAACAACTATTATGCTTTTGGGATGAACCATATTGGAGGGCTGAAAGGAGTATTTGGAGGTTACCAAAGTTATAAGTACAACGGCAAGGAACTTCAGGAATCGGGAATGTATGATTATGGAGCAAGATTCTATATGCCGGATTTAGGAAGATGGGGTGTGGTGGATCCCTTGGCAGAAACTTCGAGAAGGTGGTCACCTTATACTTATGCGTTTAACAATCCTATAAGATTTATTGATCCGGATGGGATGCAGAATAAAGATATTATAATTACTGGAAGCGAAAAAGATAAGGCCTTTGAACAATTACAGGCTTCTGTTCAAGGACAACTTAATTTATCAATGGATGAAAAAGGAAAGGTTACTGCAACAAAAATTGAAGGAGTTGAACAAACGGATGCATCAAATCTTCTTTTTCATGCAGCTAATGTTGATAAAGAACATATTGTAACCTTAAAAACAGACAGCGATTTGAGAATGGATAGTAGTGGTGATGGTTCTGTATTACATCAAGGTGGCGCATATGGAGGAAGTTATAAACATGGAGGAAAAGTTTACGCAAACAACGTTGTTAATCCTGACTTTTTAGGCAAATTAGAAACTCTGATGAATAAGATTAAAGGGACTAGTATTTTACATGAAGCACTTGAGGGGTATATCGGAAGTGTTCTTTCTCCCGGAAGTCCAGCTGCTATTACAGAGTCTGATAAAAGTCAAGGATATAATGACGCACATGATCTTGCTAATTATATAGATCCGAGAAATATTGAAAGTAACAACTTCATATTATCAAGGACTCCGAGCAGAACACATATTAGTAGCACCCAAGTTTTATTAAAAGATGAAATATCATTTAAAAATAAAACAACAGGTGAAGTAACACCATTTGGAACTTATCAAGGTATTTATAAAAAATCTCAAAAAAAATGAAATTAGTAAGGTTATTTTTTCTATTATTAATAATTAACTGTAGCTCTCAAAAAACTAAGGATTATGATATTGTAAATGCTGTTGTTAAAAATATAGAAACAACATCGAGTAGTTACATATTGTATTTACAAAATGATAACAGTAAGTTTATTGTCCCTGTTTCTAAGTATTGTGAAAAGCAGGGAAAAAAAAGAATTAAAATTGGAAGTGAGTATTCTTTTCATCTCAAAAAGGATATAACTATTGGTAATATTGAGGAAGAAATTATTAGTCAAAAAGTTGATGATAAAATTGTTTGGACTTCTGATATGAAGAATACTATTTATTATGATCAATGCGAAAATGTTTGCGGATTATACATACAATAAACTCTTCACTACCGCACAATTTTATCGTGTGTAAGATAACAAGTGACCTCGTATTTGAAGCTGCTATCTTTTCGAAATAGAAGTTTATGTTCTGATTATTAAAAATCAAGAGAAAATAATTAAAAAAAGGAAATGCAAGGGTTAGTTATGCTAAAAAAAG
Above is a genomic segment from Chryseobacterium geocarposphaerae containing:
- a CDS encoding DUF6443 domain-containing protein → MKKIIIPISALFVAGLYSGQTTAPSTAENYIYSKTYLDYDGNNQPVKSSETIQYFDGLGRPKQVINIKASPSNKDLVTTIPYDGFGRQVDSWLPVPMPTMNGAIQSGVDGAAQTYYSDSSPFAHKNVEASPLSRVISQVQPGLDWQGHPVQLNYEANAGGEVKKYTATFDYGSFESNITLSQTGYLANQLYKNTVTDEDGNATIEFKNKDGQVVLVRKVISATENADTYYVYNEYNQLAYVIPPLASVLSSLNPTVLDNLCYQYKYDHRNRLVEKKLPGKGKEYMIYDKQDRLIMVQDANLNTQGQWLFTKYDQFGRVVYTGLTSSSSSRQSIQNDVNNNTANPTNNESRSTTPVSYNGIDLYYTNVSIPYTISTLLSVNYYDTYPTGTPAFTSSIPNQSAVLTGNVSSGLTTRSLSLATYVKNIEDDNWTKNYSYYDLKGRVIATHSINHLGGYTKTESRLDFAGVPQQTITRHKRLSTDTERVIDENFTYDSQNRLVQHTHKVDSNATEILTQNIYNDLSQVTTKKVGGLDVSTPLQEVNYAYNIRGWMTKINDPANLNGKLFGYEVRYNNPVNSNITPGKFNGNIAEVDWNNGSENLLKRYNYDYDRLNRLKNAFYKEPTTGSSGNFDEYLTYDLNGNISNLKRSANPISGMTSTLVDNLDYIYQGNRLTQVIENSLNLTGYEGGNNIIDYDLNGNMTTMKDKGIQYIGYNHLNVPDQFSITQTDPFLGTTTNFGLNYLYRADGVKVRKTYSTGGGRGQSTTYKYTDYLDGFQYYFSETVAPCLWCRTSVAYEQEAFKDPIIVVPLAWTLDFVGTAEGFYSYTENRYIYQYKDHLGNARVSYAKKSDGNLEITDTNNYYAFGMNHIGGLKGVFGGYQSYKYNGKELQESGMYDYGARFYMPDLGRWGVVDPLAETSRRWSPYTYAFNNPIRFIDPDGMQNKDIIITGSEKDKAFEQLQASVQGQLNLSMDEKGKVTATKIEGVEQTDASNLLFHAANVDKEHIVTLKTDSDLRMDSSGDGSVLHQGGAYGGSYKHGGKVYANNVVNPDFLGKLETLMNKIKGTSILHEALEGYIGSVLSPGSPAAITESDKSQGYNDAHDLANYIDPRNIESNNFILSRTPSRTHISSTQVLLKDEISFKNKTTGEVTPFGTYQGIYKKSQKK